A section of the Perognathus longimembris pacificus isolate PPM17 chromosome 7, ASM2315922v1, whole genome shotgun sequence genome encodes:
- the Pex10 gene encoding peroxisome biogenesis factor 10, whose product MARAGPAEVIRSAQKDEHYRGGLRGAAGGAVHSLAGAKKWLEWRKELELLSDVAYFGLTTVAGYQTLGEEYVGLIQVDPSQRRVPSRLRRGVLVVLHAVLPYLLDKALLPLEQELQADGDSARPLQGSLVPTGRNRSGARRWVHRRAAALTEPQRKTLQRAVFVLRQGLAYLHRLHVAWFYIHGAFYHLAKRLVGVTYLRTRRLPGEDLRAQAGYRLLGLVSLVHLALSVGLQLYGFRQRQRARKEWRLHRNLPHRRGSLEERAVSRAPLCTLCLEERRHSTATPCGHLFCWECITEWCNTKTECPLCREKFPPQKLVYLRHYR is encoded by the exons ATGGCGCGGGCCGGCCCCGCGGAGGTGATCCGCTCGGCGCAGAAGGACGAGCACTACCGCGGCGGCCTGCGGGGCGCGGCCGGCGGCGCCGTGCACAGCCTGGCGG GTGCAAAGAAGTGGTTGGAGTGGAGGAAGGAGCTCGAGCTGCTTTCCGACGTAGCCTACTTTGGCCTCACCACAGTTGCAG GCTACCAGACCCTCGGGGAGGAGTACGTCGGCCTCATCCAGGTGGATCCGTCCCAGCGGCGCGTGCCTTCCAGGCTCCGCCGGGGCGTGCTGGTGGTGTTGCACGCAGTACTGCCCTACCTACTGGACAAGGCACTGCTGCCCTTGGAGCAGGAACTGCAGGCAGATGGAGACAGTGCACGGCCCTTGCAGGGCAGCCTGGTACCCACGGGGCGCAACCGGTCAGGAGCGCGGCGCTGGGTGCATCGCCGCGCAGCCGCCCTGACTGAACCACAGAGGAAGACGCTCCAGCGCGCAGTCTTCGTCCTCAGACAAGGCCTGGCCTACCTACATAGGCTCCATGTTGCCTGGTTTTACATCCATGGTGCTTTCTACCACCTAGCCAAAAGGCTCGTGGGTGTCACTTAC CTCCGCACCCGCCGCCTGCCTGGCGAAGACCTGAGGGCCCAAGCGGGCTACAGGCTGCTAGGGCTCGTCTCCCTGGTGCACCTGGCCCTCTCGGTGGGACTGCAGCTGTATGGCTTCAGACAGAGGCAGCGAGCCAGGAAGGAGTGGAGGCTGCACCGCAACCTGCCCCACCGCAG AGGTTCCCTGGAGGAGCGAGCCGTTTCCAGAGCCCCGCTCTGCACCCTGTGCCTGGAGGAGCGCAGGCATTCGACAGCCACACCCTGCGGCCACCTCTTCTGCTGGGAGTGCATCACTGAGTGGTGCAACACCAAG ACAGAGTGTCCCCTCTGCAGGGAGAAGTTCCCTCCCCAGAAGCTGGTCTACCTGCGGCACTACCgctga